A single Brachybacterium sillae DNA region contains:
- the rplS gene encoding 50S ribosomal protein L19, whose product MQKLDELDKASLRDDIPSFRPGDNVKVHVKVIEGNRSRVQVFQGYVIARQGDGVRETFRVRKVSFGVGVERVFPVHAPTIEKIEVVSRGDVRRAKLYYLRGLTGKKARIKEKRDHS is encoded by the coding sequence ATGCAGAAGCTCGACGAGCTCGACAAGGCGTCCCTGCGCGACGACATCCCGTCGTTCCGCCCGGGCGACAACGTCAAGGTCCACGTGAAGGTCATCGAGGGCAACCGCTCCCGCGTGCAGGTCTTCCAGGGGTACGTCATCGCCCGCCAGGGTGACGGTGTGCGCGAGACCTTCCGCGTCCGCAAGGTCTCCTTCGGTGTCGGCGTGGAGCGCGTGTTCCCCGTGCACGCCCCGACCATCGAGAAGATCGAGGTTGTCAGCCGCGGCGACGTCCGCCGCGCGAAGCTGTACTACCTGCGCGGCCTCACCGGCAAGAAGGCCCGCATCAAGGAGAAGCGCGATCACTCCTGA
- the lepB gene encoding signal peptidase I, translating to MTARTARRRPSLLGAVAVVAVVALLAAWGIRELVAQPFTVPSGSMSPLLQRGDVILADRTARGRARPGDVVVVDGRGYLADADSGGHYWVKRVIGVGGQRITCCTADGRLMVDGRPLTEPYVPGGQRASDIDFDVEVPQGRVFLLGDDRANSTDSRHRLGAPGGGMVPEERVVGTVTRIVWPPARARSLPPIDSSR from the coding sequence ATGACCGCACGCACCGCACGACGGCGGCCGTCCCTGCTGGGGGCGGTCGCCGTCGTCGCGGTGGTGGCTCTGCTGGCGGCGTGGGGGATCCGCGAGCTCGTGGCACAGCCGTTCACCGTCCCCAGCGGCTCCATGTCACCGCTGCTGCAGCGGGGCGACGTCATCCTCGCCGACCGGACCGCACGGGGGCGGGCCCGGCCCGGCGATGTCGTGGTCGTCGACGGCCGCGGGTACCTGGCCGACGCCGATTCCGGCGGCCACTACTGGGTCAAGCGGGTGATCGGGGTGGGTGGTCAGCGCATCACCTGCTGCACCGCGGATGGTCGCCTGATGGTCGACGGTCGCCCGCTGACGGAGCCGTACGTGCCCGGCGGCCAGCGCGCCAGTGACATCGACTTCGATGTCGAGGTGCCGCAGGGCCGCGTGTTCCTGCTCGGCGACGACCGCGCGAACTCGACCGACTCCCGGCACCGGCTGGGGGCACCCGGCGGCGGCATGGTGCCCGAGGAACGGGTGGTCGGAACCGTGACGCGGATCGTGTGGCCGCCCGCGCGTGCGCGGTCCCTGCCGCCGATAGACTCGAGCCGATGA
- the lepB gene encoding signal peptidase I produces the protein MNETSPDTVPESVSQPAPDATPDSTAESAPNATPGSTGASTASGRRADRSARRGSVLEYLLTMVVALLIAVLVKTFLVQPFYIPSASMHPTLLENDKILVSKLSPGVFDLERGDVVVFEDPGDWVGAPMPPDSTRYRAQKVLSFVGLVPDPSQSFLVKRLAGLPGDRVTCTETGGDVSVNGTPVTEPYIAPGTGACQTTFDVTVPQDSVWVLGDNRFQSGDSAWHQAQNGNGFVPLEDVTGRAVVVFWPLTRWETLGEGRDAFADVPAAQ, from the coding sequence ATGAACGAGACCTCCCCCGACACCGTCCCGGAGTCGGTCTCTCAGCCCGCCCCGGATGCGACTCCGGACTCGACCGCGGAGTCGGCACCGAACGCGACCCCGGGGTCGACCGGCGCGTCGACGGCGAGCGGCCGCCGCGCCGACCGTTCCGCTCGGCGGGGCAGCGTGCTGGAGTACCTGTTGACTATGGTCGTGGCGCTGCTGATCGCGGTGCTGGTGAAGACCTTCCTGGTGCAGCCGTTCTACATCCCCTCCGCCTCGATGCATCCGACGCTGCTGGAGAACGACAAGATCCTCGTCTCCAAGCTCAGCCCGGGGGTGTTCGACCTGGAGCGCGGCGATGTCGTCGTGTTCGAGGACCCGGGGGACTGGGTGGGCGCCCCCATGCCGCCGGATTCGACCCGCTACCGGGCGCAGAAGGTCCTCAGTTTCGTCGGCCTGGTGCCGGACCCCTCCCAGTCCTTCCTGGTGAAGCGACTGGCCGGCCTTCCCGGTGACCGGGTGACCTGCACGGAGACCGGGGGCGACGTGAGCGTCAACGGCACGCCCGTCACCGAGCCGTACATCGCGCCGGGCACCGGCGCCTGCCAGACCACCTTCGATGTCACCGTCCCGCAGGACTCCGTGTGGGTGCTCGGCGACAACCGTTTCCAGTCGGGAGACTCCGCCTGGCATCAGGCGCAGAACGGCAACGGCTTCGTCCCGCTGGAGGACGTCACGGGGCGGGCCGTCGTCGTCTTCTGGCCGCTGACGCGGTGGGAGACCCTCGGCGAGGGCCGGGACGCCTTTGCGGACGTCCCCGCCGCCCAGTGA
- a CDS encoding ribonuclease HII, whose product MTTRSRPAPTLQVETGLARQLRPHGEAIIVGLDEVGRGALAGPVVIGACAIRMVDAEPMTVLPPEVRDSKLLTPRRREALAPRIRQAAPTASGWASAAEIDELGILPALARAARRALTALELPVHAILLDGSVDVLARDGLGAQASVTVRVGADRDCASVAAASVVAKVERDAHMQRLDADAPQYGWAGNKGYGSAAHRQALREYGAHPEHRRSWNLGLDAPTLPLA is encoded by the coding sequence GTGACCACCCGCTCCCGCCCCGCCCCCACCCTGCAGGTGGAGACGGGCCTCGCCCGGCAGCTGCGCCCTCACGGTGAGGCCATCATCGTGGGCCTCGACGAGGTGGGCCGCGGCGCCCTCGCCGGACCGGTCGTCATCGGCGCCTGCGCGATCCGGATGGTCGACGCGGAACCGATGACGGTGCTGCCGCCGGAGGTGCGTGACTCCAAACTGCTCACGCCCCGCCGCCGGGAGGCGCTCGCACCGCGGATCCGCCAGGCCGCGCCCACCGCCAGCGGATGGGCCAGCGCCGCGGAGATCGACGAGCTGGGGATCCTCCCGGCTCTCGCCCGCGCCGCCCGCCGTGCCCTCACGGCACTGGAGCTGCCCGTCCATGCGATCCTCCTCGACGGCTCCGTGGACGTCCTCGCCCGCGACGGCCTGGGTGCGCAGGCCTCGGTGACCGTCCGCGTCGGGGCCGACCGTGACTGCGCCAGCGTCGCCGCCGCCAGTGTGGTGGCGAAGGTGGAACGTGACGCCCACATGCAGCGCCTGGACGCCGACGCCCCGCAGTACGGATGGGCGGGCAACAAGGGGTACGGATCCGCGGCGCACCGGCAGGCCCTGCGGGAGTACGGCGCCCACCCGGAGCACCGGCGCAGCTGGAACCTGGGCCTGGACGCACCCACTCTGCCGCTGGCGTAG
- a CDS encoding DUF2469 domain-containing protein has protein sequence MSTQDLENYESDMELQLYREYRDVVGLFTYVVETERRFYLANQVDLQVRTAGGEVFYELTLADAWVWDVYRSNRFVRSVRVVTFKDVNVEELAKPDLPLP, from the coding sequence GTGAGCACCCAGGATCTCGAGAACTACGAGTCCGACATGGAGCTGCAGCTCTACCGCGAGTACCGCGACGTGGTCGGGTTGTTCACGTATGTGGTGGAGACCGAGCGGCGGTTCTACCTCGCCAATCAGGTGGACCTGCAGGTGCGCACCGCCGGCGGTGAGGTGTTCTACGAACTGACCCTGGCCGATGCGTGGGTGTGGGACGTCTACCGCTCCAACCGTTTCGTGCGTTCGGTGAGGGTGGTGACGTTCAAGGACGTGAACGTCGAGGAGCTCGCGAAACCGGACCTGCCGCTGCCCTGA
- a CDS encoding YraN family protein — translation MHTTTPPRPLLDRLDHIASLSARELGELGEDWAAARLEQQGWTLLERNVRLDRGEIDLIALDGTSLVFVEVKTRRTLVTGAPQASVTATKVRRLRALIGRYLTTRSVPHTDVRLDVIAVLAPPGRPLEMEHLKGVW, via the coding sequence ATGCACACCACGACGCCGCCCCGACCGCTCCTGGATCGTCTCGACCACATCGCCTCCCTCAGTGCCCGTGAGCTCGGAGAGCTCGGTGAGGACTGGGCCGCCGCCCGCCTCGAGCAACAGGGCTGGACGCTGCTCGAACGCAACGTCCGCCTGGACCGCGGGGAGATCGACCTCATCGCCCTCGACGGCACCAGCCTGGTGTTCGTCGAGGTCAAGACCCGCCGTACCCTCGTCACCGGCGCCCCGCAGGCCTCCGTCACCGCCACCAAGGTGCGGCGGCTGCGTGCACTCATCGGCCGCTACCTCACCACCCGCTCCGTCCCCCACACCGACGTCCGGCTCGACGTGATCGCGGTGCTCGCCCCTCCCGGGCGTCCCCTGGAGATGGAGCACCTGAAGGGGGTGTGGTGA
- a CDS encoding YifB family Mg chelatase-like AAA ATPase — MSLGRTLAVALQGLDGTVVEVEAHVATGLPAFTVVGLPDSSMLQARDRVRAAAAHIGHSLPSRRITVNLVPAWLPKHGSGFDLAVAVAVLTAQGVIPPDSPRQTLHLGELGLDARLRPVPGVLPALVAARDRGVTRAVVPADCFDEARLVEGMNVLAAEDLAAVARVHGAPVRMRGRAGLPVRGGTHGASLRGVDTPALGAVSPDFADVIGQAQARAAAEVAAAGGHHLLLVGPPGAGKTMIATRLPSILPDLSMEESLVVSSLHSLAGRFRAADGLIRRPPFEAPHHTATTAAVVGGGSGTAAPGAISRAHGGVLFLDEAPEFPSGVLEALREPLERGDITLHRSRAVVRYPARFQLVMAANPCPCGHGGGRGERCTCTSLQRRRYAARLSGPVLDRIDLRIDVPPADTRRVMTGGGEESSAVIAARVAAARRRQEDRFADLPFRRNCEIPGPLLRRDFRAAPAEQRLLQHAVEAGRLSLRGHDRVMRVAWTLADLAGADRPGADHVGQALQLRGSDRR, encoded by the coding sequence ATGTCACTCGGACGCACCCTCGCCGTCGCCCTGCAGGGGCTCGACGGCACCGTCGTGGAGGTCGAGGCGCACGTCGCCACCGGCCTGCCCGCCTTCACCGTGGTGGGGCTGCCGGATTCCTCGATGCTGCAGGCCCGGGACCGGGTCCGTGCCGCCGCCGCCCACATCGGTCACTCCCTGCCGTCACGGCGGATCACCGTGAACCTGGTGCCCGCATGGCTGCCCAAACACGGCAGCGGATTCGACCTGGCCGTCGCGGTGGCGGTGCTCACCGCACAGGGCGTGATCCCCCCGGATTCACCCCGGCAGACCCTGCACCTGGGTGAGCTCGGACTCGACGCCCGGCTGCGGCCCGTGCCCGGGGTGCTGCCGGCGCTGGTCGCCGCCCGCGACCGAGGCGTCACACGGGCGGTTGTCCCCGCGGACTGCTTCGATGAGGCCCGCCTGGTGGAAGGCATGAATGTTCTCGCGGCGGAGGACCTCGCGGCGGTGGCGCGCGTTCATGGGGCCCCGGTGAGGATGCGCGGGCGTGCCGGGCTGCCCGTGCGCGGCGGCACCCACGGTGCATCCCTCCGAGGCGTGGACACCCCCGCCCTCGGTGCGGTGAGCCCCGATTTCGCCGACGTCATCGGGCAGGCGCAGGCCCGGGCCGCCGCGGAGGTCGCCGCGGCCGGAGGGCACCACCTGCTGCTGGTCGGCCCTCCCGGCGCCGGGAAGACGATGATCGCGACCCGGCTGCCGTCGATCCTGCCGGACCTCAGCATGGAGGAGTCCCTGGTGGTCAGCTCCCTGCATTCCCTCGCCGGCAGATTCCGCGCGGCGGACGGTCTCATCCGTCGGCCCCCGTTCGAAGCACCCCACCACACCGCTACCACCGCCGCGGTGGTCGGCGGCGGCTCTGGCACCGCCGCCCCGGGGGCGATCTCCCGCGCCCACGGCGGGGTGCTGTTCCTCGACGAGGCGCCCGAGTTCCCCTCCGGAGTGCTGGAGGCGCTGCGTGAACCCCTCGAACGCGGGGACATCACCCTGCACCGCTCCCGTGCCGTGGTGCGTTACCCGGCACGGTTCCAACTGGTCATGGCGGCGAACCCCTGCCCCTGCGGGCACGGCGGCGGCCGAGGGGAACGCTGCACTTGCACCTCCCTGCAGCGCCGCCGCTATGCGGCCCGTCTGTCGGGCCCGGTGTTGGACCGCATCGACCTGCGCATCGACGTGCCCCCGGCCGACACCCGGCGGGTGATGACCGGGGGAGGGGAGGAGAGCAGCGCCGTGATCGCCGCACGGGTCGCCGCCGCCCGACGCCGACAGGAGGACCGATTCGCGGACCTCCCCTTCCGACGCAACTGTGAGATCCCCGGACCCCTGCTGCGCCGCGACTTCCGTGCCGCCCCGGCTGAGCAGCGTCTGCTGCAGCACGCCGTGGAGGCCGGCAGGCTGAGCCTGCGCGGTCACGACCGGGTGATGCGGGTGGCCTGGACACTGGCGGATCTGGCCGGTGCGGATCGGCCCGGCGCCGACCACGTCGGGCAGGCGCTGCAGCTGCGGGGGAGTGATCGCCGATGA
- the dprA gene encoding DNA-processing protein DprA gives MSALPTPGHQPGLRAALAEDEERLARAVWSMLAEPGDDIAHAAVDELGARAALDRVHRGTGAQLLAELPEIPSDGLDPRGSASPDPRQRADAALRRWRARLADLDLDRALGRVTEAEVRLIVPHDPEWPTALGDLGPHTPFCLWAIGPGNAAELNATDRSLAVVGSRASTPYGEDAAHELAAGLAQRGITVVSGGAYGIDAAAHRGALQAGGSTVALLAGGLDALYPPGNAQLLRRIGDEHLLLAESPPGMAPTRWRFLARNRLIAALSGATVVVEAAWRSGALSTARRALEIGREVGAVPGPITAPSSAGCHQLMRDAAVLPITCAEEARALLPGQAPPEEQRRQDELDLLGPAARRVLDALPPRGWATVAALALETGLPPAEVTTQLAHLQLFGRVELREERARRR, from the coding sequence ATGAGCGCCCTGCCCACCCCCGGTCATCAGCCCGGTCTGCGCGCCGCCCTCGCCGAGGACGAGGAACGCCTCGCCCGCGCCGTGTGGTCGATGCTCGCCGAACCGGGCGATGACATCGCCCATGCTGCCGTCGACGAGCTCGGGGCCCGTGCCGCCCTCGACCGGGTCCACCGTGGCACCGGTGCGCAGCTGCTCGCTGAGCTGCCGGAGATCCCCTCAGACGGTCTCGACCCGCGCGGCAGCGCCAGCCCCGACCCGCGGCAGCGCGCCGACGCTGCCCTGCGCCGCTGGCGGGCGCGCCTGGCGGATCTCGACCTTGACCGGGCGCTGGGCCGGGTCACCGAGGCCGAGGTGCGGTTGATCGTCCCCCACGACCCGGAATGGCCCACGGCCCTCGGGGACCTCGGACCACACACACCGTTCTGCCTGTGGGCCATCGGGCCCGGCAACGCGGCCGAACTGAACGCCACCGACCGGTCCCTCGCGGTCGTCGGGTCCCGCGCCTCCACCCCGTACGGGGAGGATGCGGCCCACGAACTCGCCGCCGGTCTCGCGCAGCGCGGGATCACGGTGGTCTCCGGAGGCGCCTACGGGATCGACGCGGCGGCGCACCGCGGCGCCCTGCAGGCAGGGGGCTCCACCGTGGCGCTGCTCGCCGGGGGCCTCGACGCGCTCTATCCGCCGGGCAATGCACAGCTGCTGCGGCGCATCGGCGATGAGCATCTGCTGCTGGCGGAGAGCCCACCCGGCATGGCCCCCACCCGGTGGCGGTTCCTCGCCCGGAACCGGTTGATCGCGGCGCTGTCCGGGGCGACGGTGGTGGTGGAGGCGGCGTGGCGCTCCGGGGCGCTGTCCACTGCCCGGCGCGCCCTGGAGATCGGACGGGAGGTGGGTGCGGTGCCCGGCCCCATCACCGCCCCGTCGTCCGCCGGATGCCACCAGCTGATGCGTGACGCCGCGGTCCTGCCGATCACCTGTGCGGAGGAGGCGCGCGCCCTGCTGCCGGGGCAGGCGCCACCGGAGGAGCAGCGGCGGCAGGATGAGCTGGATCTGTTGGGACCGGCGGCGCGCCGCGTGCTCGATGCCCTGCCCCCGCGGGGCTGGGCCACCGTCGCAGCGCTCGCCCTGGAGACGGGGTTGCCGCCTGCCGAGGTCACCACGCAGCTGGCCCATCTGCAGCTGTTCGGCCGCGTCGAGCTGCGGGAGGAGAGGGCCCGCCGCCGCTGA
- a CDS encoding tyrosine recombinase XerC has product MTTRDPAAEEALVEAFTEHLALERGRSAHTVRAYRREAAQLLEHLRDRERIEVEDLDVAALRSFLAARMETGAAPATLARSAAAVRTFVTWLHTTGRIPHDLSGRLQTPRRGRHLPTVLTGDQAARLVTEPAVSRRGAGSHSPVGDPAEKDPAGPRPSVPSAETAPTPIDLRDAAILELLYSSGLRVSELVGLDLGDVDTTEHTVRVLGKGAKERVVPVGVPALRALERYLRQGRPNLVVAGSPASGDAAGCTSPAVDPAGSALFLGARGRRLGDRAVRSMIDRRARAAGISRHVTPHTLRHTAATHLVDGGADLRSVQDFLGHSSLATTQIYTHVTPERLRAVVEQAHPRA; this is encoded by the coding sequence ATGACCACCAGGGACCCGGCCGCCGAGGAGGCACTGGTCGAGGCGTTCACCGAGCACCTCGCCCTGGAGCGCGGCCGTTCGGCACACACGGTGCGCGCCTACCGCCGGGAGGCCGCACAGCTGCTGGAGCATCTGCGGGACCGCGAACGGATCGAGGTGGAGGACCTCGATGTGGCGGCTCTGCGGTCCTTCCTCGCGGCACGGATGGAGACCGGGGCGGCACCTGCGACCCTCGCACGCTCCGCAGCCGCGGTACGGACCTTCGTCACCTGGCTTCACACCACCGGCCGGATTCCCCACGACCTCAGTGGCCGCCTGCAGACGCCGCGGCGGGGGCGCCACCTTCCCACCGTCCTCACCGGTGACCAGGCCGCGCGCCTGGTCACCGAACCCGCCGTGAGCCGGCGCGGTGCGGGATCGCACTCTCCCGTCGGCGATCCCGCGGAAAAGGACCCTGCGGGCCCGCGTCCCTCGGTCCCGTCGGCCGAGACCGCCCCCACCCCGATCGACCTGCGGGACGCCGCGATCCTCGAGCTGCTGTATTCCAGCGGACTGCGCGTCTCCGAACTGGTGGGGCTGGATCTCGGCGATGTCGACACCACGGAGCACACCGTGCGGGTGCTCGGCAAGGGCGCGAAGGAACGCGTGGTCCCGGTGGGGGTGCCGGCCCTGCGCGCCCTGGAGAGGTACCTGCGGCAGGGGCGCCCGAACCTCGTCGTGGCCGGGAGCCCGGCGTCGGGGGACGCAGCGGGTTGCACCAGCCCTGCCGTGGACCCGGCCGGTTCCGCCCTGTTCCTCGGGGCCCGAGGCCGCCGCCTGGGGGATCGGGCGGTGCGCAGCATGATCGACCGACGCGCCCGCGCCGCCGGGATCTCCCGTCACGTCACCCCGCACACGCTGCGACACACCGCCGCGACGCACCTGGTCGACGGCGGGGCCGACCTGCGCAGCGTCCAGGACTTCCTCGGCCACTCCTCACTCGCCACCACGCAGATCTACACGCACGTCACGCCGGAGCGGCTGCGTGCCGTGGTCGAGCAGGCCCATCCCCGCGCCTGA
- a CDS encoding glucosaminidase domain-containing protein, with protein sequence MTISRRSLIPLTAAALAAPAVAAPLAQAVVDNCGRDLPAITAADQQAFFTRVPPWAQAERARYRVPVSVAMGQAGLESYFGRTEIARVAHNLHGIKALRSNVHAVGQRDFLTGDWVNGEMVCRLQPFQVFATEAESFLGHGAFLQHTNYSAAFRYTDDPYRFLVEVDKGGYGGTGDYADRVWAFITKHGLTRYDALTGGTSPAPSTFSAVVTTQWQSFTASSNWGTSSWGTQKRGSSYRYASPAKVSDVAWFSANLPAAGRYRIEVWYPAASGYNTQTPGLIPASTGQVSVTLDQTRNGGVWRDLGTHSFGAGTRLLFGVSRWSAAPGYVVADAIRVTRVA encoded by the coding sequence ATGACCATCTCCCGTCGTTCCCTCATCCCCCTCACCGCGGCGGCACTGGCCGCTCCCGCCGTCGCCGCGCCGCTCGCCCAGGCCGTGGTCGACAACTGCGGACGCGACCTGCCCGCCATCACGGCCGCCGATCAGCAGGCGTTCTTCACCCGCGTGCCCCCCTGGGCACAGGCCGAGCGCGCCCGCTACCGGGTCCCCGTCTCCGTCGCCATGGGGCAGGCCGGGCTGGAGAGCTACTTCGGCCGCACGGAGATCGCCCGCGTGGCGCACAACCTCCACGGCATCAAAGCCCTGCGGTCCAACGTGCACGCCGTGGGCCAGCGGGATTTCCTCACCGGCGACTGGGTGAACGGCGAGATGGTCTGCCGTCTGCAGCCGTTCCAGGTGTTCGCCACCGAAGCGGAGTCCTTCCTGGGACACGGCGCGTTCCTGCAGCACACCAACTACTCCGCAGCGTTCCGGTACACCGACGATCCGTACCGGTTCCTGGTGGAGGTCGACAAGGGCGGTTACGGCGGCACCGGCGACTACGCCGACCGCGTCTGGGCGTTCATCACCAAGCACGGCCTCACCCGGTACGACGCCCTCACCGGTGGGACCTCCCCGGCGCCCTCCACCTTCAGCGCCGTGGTCACCACCCAGTGGCAGAGCTTCACGGCGTCCTCGAACTGGGGCACCTCCAGCTGGGGCACCCAGAAGCGGGGCAGCAGCTACCGCTATGCGAGCCCCGCGAAGGTCTCCGACGTCGCCTGGTTCTCGGCGAATCTGCCGGCTGCCGGCCGCTACCGGATCGAGGTGTGGTACCCGGCCGCGAGCGGGTACAACACCCAGACTCCGGGGTTGATCCCGGCCTCGACCGGCCAGGTCTCGGTGACGCTGGACCAGACCCGCAACGGCGGGGTGTGGCGGGACCTCGGCACGCACAGCTTCGGTGCGGGGACGCGGCTCCTGTTCGGGGTGAGCCGGTGGAGCGCCGCCCCCGGCTACGTCGTCGCCGACGCGATCCGCGTGACCCGCGTGGCCTGA
- a CDS encoding M23 family metallopeptidase, with product MPLTQTCPAPSALVRHLPRRVRPSALLALVVLVACLLPGATVRAAPDVEPGSWSWPLAAPHRVVHPFEAPPTPYAAGHRGADLAGAGVQVRAVDDGVVRFVGQVAGRPVVSIQHAGGLQSTYEPVRSSVQAGQPVRRGDVIGTLDEASTSASHCAPQLCLHLGARLAGGYLDPLLLLGDRRGPSVLLPLDGAGGGPASGAAAGSGAVDRETGEAARAPDGTTTGRRLAASLLGWGALPIDAPDAGP from the coding sequence ATGCCTCTGACCCAGACCTGCCCCGCCCCGTCGGCGCTCGTGCGGCATCTCCCGCGGCGTGTGCGGCCCTCGGCGCTCCTCGCACTCGTCGTGCTCGTGGCGTGTCTCCTTCCGGGAGCGACGGTGCGGGCCGCGCCGGACGTCGAACCGGGGTCGTGGTCGTGGCCCCTTGCGGCACCGCATCGCGTGGTGCATCCCTTCGAGGCGCCCCCGACGCCGTACGCGGCGGGTCACCGTGGGGCGGATCTGGCCGGCGCCGGGGTCCAGGTGCGGGCGGTCGACGACGGGGTCGTGCGGTTCGTGGGGCAGGTGGCGGGCCGGCCCGTGGTGTCGATCCAGCATGCCGGCGGGCTGCAATCGACCTACGAACCGGTGCGTAGCAGTGTGCAGGCCGGTCAACCGGTCCGCCGCGGCGACGTGATCGGCACGCTGGACGAGGCCTCGACCTCCGCCTCGCACTGCGCCCCGCAGCTGTGCCTGCACCTGGGGGCGCGGCTGGCCGGTGGCTATCTGGATCCCCTGCTGCTTCTCGGGGACCGGCGGGGTCCGAGCGTCCTGCTGCCTCTGGACGGCGCCGGGGGCGGGCCGGCGTCAGGCGCCGCGGCGGGCAGCGGTGCCGTGGATCGGGAGACGGGAGAGGCTGCGCGTGCTCCGGACGGGACTACCACGGGCCGCCGGCTCGCCGCCAGCCTGCTGGGGTGGGGAGCCCTCCCCATCGACGCCCCGGACGCCGGTCCTTAA
- the rpsB gene encoding 30S ribosomal protein S2, with translation MAVVTMRQLLESGVHFGHQTRRWNPKMKRFIFTERNGIYIVDLMQTLTYIDKAYDFVKQTVAHGGTVLFVGTKKQAQESIREQATRVGMPYVNQRWLGGMLTNLQTVSARVNRLKELEQIDFEDVASSGRTKKELLMMRREKEKLEKTLGGIRDMARTPSAVWIVDTNKEHLAVDEAQKLGIPVVAILDTNCDPDEVTYPIPGNDDAIRSVTLLTRVIGDAVAAGLQERHAKSEGGEKNVSAVDAEPLAEWERELLQQSESQQQDAPAEQGAGAAETPAAESSESTSDAAAEGQAEAQPAAE, from the coding sequence ATGGCAGTCGTCACCATGCGCCAGCTCCTGGAGAGCGGCGTCCACTTCGGCCACCAGACCCGCCGCTGGAACCCGAAGATGAAGCGCTTCATCTTCACCGAGCGCAACGGCATCTACATCGTCGATCTGATGCAGACGCTCACCTACATCGACAAGGCGTACGACTTCGTCAAGCAGACGGTCGCCCACGGCGGCACCGTGCTGTTCGTCGGCACCAAGAAGCAGGCGCAGGAGTCCATCCGTGAGCAGGCCACCCGCGTGGGCATGCCCTACGTGAACCAGCGCTGGCTCGGCGGCATGCTGACCAACCTGCAGACGGTCTCCGCCCGCGTGAACCGTCTCAAGGAGCTCGAGCAGATCGACTTCGAGGATGTGGCCTCCTCCGGCCGCACCAAGAAGGAGCTGCTGATGATGCGCCGCGAGAAGGAGAAGCTGGAGAAGACCCTCGGCGGCATCCGCGACATGGCCCGCACCCCCAGCGCGGTGTGGATCGTCGACACCAACAAGGAGCACCTGGCCGTCGACGAGGCCCAGAAGCTCGGCATCCCGGTCGTCGCGATCCTCGACACCAACTGCGACCCCGACGAGGTCACCTACCCGATCCCCGGCAACGACGACGCGATCCGCTCCGTCACCCTGCTGACCCGGGTGATCGGCGATGCCGTCGCCGCCGGTCTGCAGGAGCGCCACGCCAAGAGCGAGGGCGGCGAGAAGAACGTCTCCGCCGTCGACGCCGAGCCGCTGGCCGAGTGGGAGCGTGAGCTGCTGCAGCAGTCCGAGTCCCAGCAGCAGGACGCCCCGGCTGAGCAGGGTGCCGGTGCCGCCGAGACCCCCGCCGCCGAGTCGAGCGAGTCCACCTCCGATGCCGCTGCGGAGGGCCAGGCCGAGGCCCAGCCCGCCGCCGAGTGA
- the tsf gene encoding translation elongation factor Ts, protein MANYTAADIKEIRESTGAGMLDVKKALDEANGDKAKAVEIIRVKGLKGIAKREGRSASEGLIAVDVRDAEGGQVGTLVEINSETDFVAKNAKFVALGDEAVAAAVESGANDPADLANTPFGEALTNAGATMGEKIVVRRIGRVQGEKVVQYMHRTNKDLPPQVGVLVATNAGGEDAAYDVAMHIAAYSPAYLTREDVPEQTVADERRIAEETAKNEGKPEQALPKIVEGRLNGFFKENVLLDQPFAKDSKKSVGQFLEESGAKVTGFVRFRVGN, encoded by the coding sequence ATGGCCAACTACACGGCTGCTGACATCAAGGAGATCCGCGAGTCCACCGGCGCCGGCATGCTCGACGTCAAGAAGGCGCTCGACGAGGCCAACGGCGACAAGGCCAAGGCCGTCGAGATCATCCGCGTGAAGGGCCTCAAGGGCATCGCCAAGCGCGAGGGCCGCTCCGCCTCCGAGGGCCTCATCGCCGTCGACGTCCGCGACGCCGAGGGCGGCCAGGTCGGCACCCTCGTGGAGATCAACTCCGAGACCGACTTCGTGGCCAAGAACGCCAAGTTCGTCGCCCTCGGTGACGAGGCCGTGGCCGCCGCCGTCGAGTCCGGCGCGAACGATCCGGCCGACCTCGCCAACACCCCGTTCGGGGAGGCCCTGACCAACGCCGGCGCGACCATGGGCGAGAAGATCGTCGTGCGCCGCATCGGCCGTGTGCAGGGCGAGAAGGTCGTGCAGTACATGCACCGCACCAACAAGGACCTGCCCCCGCAGGTCGGCGTGCTGGTGGCGACCAACGCCGGTGGCGAGGACGCCGCGTACGACGTCGCGATGCACATCGCCGCCTACTCCCCGGCGTACCTCACCCGTGAGGACGTCCCGGAGCAGACCGTCGCCGATGAGCGCCGCATCGCCGAGGAAACCGCGAAGAACGAGGGCAAGCCCGAGCAGGCTCTGCCGAAGATCGTCGAGGGGCGCCTGAACGGCTTCTTCAAGGAGAACGTGCTGCTGGACCAGCCGTTCGCCAAGGACTCCAAGAAGTCCGTGGGCCAGTTCCTCGAGGAGTCCGGCGCGAAGGTCACCGGCTTCGTCCGCTTCCGCGTCGGCAACTGA